A section of the Scleropages formosus chromosome 12, fSclFor1.1, whole genome shotgun sequence genome encodes:
- the LOC108928778 gene encoding keratin, type I cytoskeletal 18 isoform X2, whose translation MSFSVRYASAPRTFSSASASGSPLQRFPRSSASSMFGGAGGVESRISVSSRPALASMYRPEYQASGGGVPRPDDKETMRGLNERLADYLTRVRELEQSNAQLEQQIKEVLRKRGAAVERDWSAYEKPLEELRRQVRDMTMDNARLILQIDNARLAADDFKVKFESEQALRQSVEQDLMGLRKIIDDTSLSRMQLENQIEALKEELAFLKKNHQEEVAQLRSQISDSNVTVEVDSPKASDLSETITKIRRQYEKAAEKSREDTEAWYKKKFDDLAAEVTHNTEALQAGKNEITDLRRQKQTLEIELQTMRNMIHSLEDTLNETEARTARDIDALNQIIIQLETELGQVRAQAERQAADYQVLLSTKTKLEAEIAQYRALLEGVGSGATDDSAAAGRR comes from the exons atgtccTTCTCGGTCAGGTACGCCAGCGCCCCGCGCACCTTCTCCAGCGCGAGCGCCTCGGGCAGCCCCCTGCAGAGGTTCCCCCGCTCCAGCGCGAGCAGCATGTTCGGCGGCGCCGGGGGGGTCGAATCCCGCATCTCCGTGTCCAGCCGCCCCGCGCTGGCCAGCATGTACCGGCCCGAGTACCAGGCGAGCGGCGGGGGGGTCCCCAGGCCGGACGACAAGGAGACCATGAGGGGCCTCAACGAGCGCCTGGCCGACTACCTGACCCGGGTTCGAGAGCTCGAGCAGTCGAACGCGCAGCTCGAGCAGCAAATCAAAGAGGTGCTGAGGAAACGGGGGGCGGCGGTGGAGCGCGACTGGAGCGCCTACGAGAAGCCGCTGGAGGAACTGCGCAgacag GTCCGAGACATGACCATGGACAACGCCCGGCTGATCCTGCAGATCGACAATGCTCGGCTCGCTGCCGATGACTTCAAAGTCAA GTTCGAGTCGGAGCAGGCCTTGCGCCAGAGCGTGGAGCAGGACCTCATGGGTCTGCGGAAGATCATCGACGACACCAGCCTGAGCCGCATGCAGCTGGAGAACCAGATCGAAGCCCTGAAGGAGGAGCTGGCTTTCCTCAAGAAGAACCACCAGGAG GAAGTGGCCCAGCTGCGCAGCCAGATCTCCGACTCCAACGTCACCGTGGAGGTGGACTCGCCCAAGGCCTCCGACCTCAGCGAGACCATCACCAAGATCCGACGGCAGTATGAGAAGGCTGCGGAAAAGAGCCGCGAGGACACCGAGGCCTGGTACAAGAAGAAG TTTGACGACCTGGCGGCCGAGGTGACCCACAACACGGAGGCGCTGCAGGCCGGAAAGAACGAGATCACCGACCTGCGCAGGCAGAAGCAGACCTTGGAGATAGAGCTGCAGACGATGCGCAACATG ATCCACTCCCTGGAGGACACCCTGAACGAGACGGAGGCCCGAACGGCACGGGACATCGACGCCCTCAACCAGATCATCATACAGCTGGAGACGGAGCTGGGGCAAGTGCGCGCGCAGGCCGAACGGCAGGCCGCCGACTACCAGGTGCTGCTCAGCACCAAGACCAAGCTGGAGGCCGAGATCGCGCAGTATCGCGCTCTGCTCGAGGGCGTGGGCAGCGGCGCCACTGACGACAG TGCCGCAGCAGGAAGGCGCTAA
- the LOC108928795 gene encoding actin-related protein 2/3 complex subunit 2-A-like, whose translation MILLEINNRIIEETLTLKFESASNGNKPEAVEVTFADFDGVLYHISNPNGDKTKVMVSISLKFFKELQEHGADELLKRVYGNYLVSPESGYNVSLLYDLDSVPANKKEVIHQAGMLKRNCFASVFEKYFKFQEEGREGEKRAVVHYRDDETMYVEAKKDRVTVVFSTVFKDDDDVVIGKVFMQEFKEGRRASHTAPQVLFNHREPPLELKDTDAAIGDNIGYITFVLFPRHTGANTRDNTINLIHTFRDYLHYHIKCSKAYIHTRMRSKTSDFLKVLNRARPDAEKKEMKTISGKTFSR comes from the exons ATGATTCTTTTGGAGATCAATAACCGGATTATAGAGGAGACATTGACTCTGAAATTTGAGAGCGCTTCAAATGG AAATAAACCTGAGGCAGTGGAAGTTACATTTGCAG ATTTCGATGGCGTCCTCTATCACATCTCCAACCCCAATGGTGACAAGACCAAGGTGATGGTCAGCATCTCGCTCAAGTTCTTCAAAGAGCTGCAGGAGCATGGTGCAGACGAG CTGCTGAAGCGGGTATATGGCAACTATCTGGTGTCACCTGAGTCAG GTTATAATGTGTCACTACTATATGACCTGGACTCAGTGCCAGCCAACAAGAAGGAAGTCATCCACCAGGCAGGCATGCTGAAGAGGAACTGCTTTGCCTCCGTCTTCGAGAAGTACTTCAAGTTCCAGGAGGAGGGCCGCGAGGGCGAGAAGAGGGCGGTGGTCCACTACAGAGATGACGAGACCAT GTATGTGGAGGCAAAGAAGGACAGAGTGACAGTGGTCTTCAGCACCGTGTtcaaggatgatgatgatgttgttaTCGGGAAGGTGTTCATGCAG GAATTTAAGGAGGGCCGTCGCGCCAGCCACACTGCCCCCCAGGTGTTGTTCAACCACAGGGAGCCCCCGCTGGAACTGAAGGACACGGACGCTGCCATAGGGGACAACATCGGCTATATCACCTTCG TGCTGTTTCCTCGTCACACCGGCGCAAATACCAGGGACAACACCATCAACCTCATCCACACCTTCCGGGACTACCTGCACTATCACATAAAGTGCTCCAAG GCCTACATCCACACACGCATGAGGTCCAAAACCTCCGACTTCCTCAAGGTGCTGAACCGAGCACGGCCAGATGCTgagaagaaggagatgaagacCATCTC GGGCAAGACTTTCTCTCGTTGA
- the LOC108928778 gene encoding keratin, type I cytoskeletal 18 isoform X1 has translation MSFSVRYASAPRTFSSASASGSPLQRFPRSSASSMFGGAGGVESRISVSSRPALASMYRPEYQASGGGVPRPDDKETMRGLNERLADYLTRVRELEQSNAQLEQQIKEVLRKRGAAVERDWSAYEKPLEELRRQVRDMTMDNARLILQIDNARLAADDFKVKFESEQALRQSVEQDLMGLRKIIDDTSLSRMQLENQIEALKEELAFLKKNHQEEVAQLRSQISDSNVTVEVDSPKASDLSETITKIRRQYEKAAEKSREDTEAWYKKKFDDLAAEVTHNTEALQAGKNEITDLRRQKQTLEIELQTMRNMIHSLEDTLNETEARTARDIDALNQIIIQLETELGQVRAQAERQAADYQVLLSTKTKLEAEIAQYRALLEGVGSGATDDRVEFSLDQALQAVPQQEGANKSFQPDRVDEIDEPQENE, from the exons atgtccTTCTCGGTCAGGTACGCCAGCGCCCCGCGCACCTTCTCCAGCGCGAGCGCCTCGGGCAGCCCCCTGCAGAGGTTCCCCCGCTCCAGCGCGAGCAGCATGTTCGGCGGCGCCGGGGGGGTCGAATCCCGCATCTCCGTGTCCAGCCGCCCCGCGCTGGCCAGCATGTACCGGCCCGAGTACCAGGCGAGCGGCGGGGGGGTCCCCAGGCCGGACGACAAGGAGACCATGAGGGGCCTCAACGAGCGCCTGGCCGACTACCTGACCCGGGTTCGAGAGCTCGAGCAGTCGAACGCGCAGCTCGAGCAGCAAATCAAAGAGGTGCTGAGGAAACGGGGGGCGGCGGTGGAGCGCGACTGGAGCGCCTACGAGAAGCCGCTGGAGGAACTGCGCAgacag GTCCGAGACATGACCATGGACAACGCCCGGCTGATCCTGCAGATCGACAATGCTCGGCTCGCTGCCGATGACTTCAAAGTCAA GTTCGAGTCGGAGCAGGCCTTGCGCCAGAGCGTGGAGCAGGACCTCATGGGTCTGCGGAAGATCATCGACGACACCAGCCTGAGCCGCATGCAGCTGGAGAACCAGATCGAAGCCCTGAAGGAGGAGCTGGCTTTCCTCAAGAAGAACCACCAGGAG GAAGTGGCCCAGCTGCGCAGCCAGATCTCCGACTCCAACGTCACCGTGGAGGTGGACTCGCCCAAGGCCTCCGACCTCAGCGAGACCATCACCAAGATCCGACGGCAGTATGAGAAGGCTGCGGAAAAGAGCCGCGAGGACACCGAGGCCTGGTACAAGAAGAAG TTTGACGACCTGGCGGCCGAGGTGACCCACAACACGGAGGCGCTGCAGGCCGGAAAGAACGAGATCACCGACCTGCGCAGGCAGAAGCAGACCTTGGAGATAGAGCTGCAGACGATGCGCAACATG ATCCACTCCCTGGAGGACACCCTGAACGAGACGGAGGCCCGAACGGCACGGGACATCGACGCCCTCAACCAGATCATCATACAGCTGGAGACGGAGCTGGGGCAAGTGCGCGCGCAGGCCGAACGGCAGGCCGCCGACTACCAGGTGCTGCTCAGCACCAAGACCAAGCTGGAGGCCGAGATCGCGCAGTATCGCGCTCTGCTCGAGGGCGTGGGCAGCGGCGCCACTGACGACAG AGTGGAGTTTTCTTTAGATCAGGCTCTGCAAGCAG TGCCGCAGCAGGAAGGCGCTAATAAGAGCTTCCAGCCCGATCGCGTGGATGAGATCGACGAGCCCCAAGAAAACGAGTGA
- the LOC108928203 gene encoding G-protein coupled bile acid receptor 1-like — protein MESGAFLDGGRLIYSITIPLSTVIILTNLLILLGIACNRKLHNTPNYFFVSLLVADLCTGIALPFVPWMGVNRQLDFATCLVVHIFPNFLFLSFLSNLVMVHYERYLCIVSPLHYGRWWANRCFPLALLAVWAPPLLYASLPAFGWNNRDVAGSGNHSGGAEDRNGTTDGRNRSLAPDANECSYRVVFPEDFIYLEVYGLLLPAILSIVVMTARVLLIARAQLREICKLHRSVGRVSASDAEHRLNLRYARCVVAVSLTFLVCWVPYIVYLHVSVALVLRGAAAVGNATHIVLSCTGIGSTAVIPVVLGLGNRQYTEPVRKLLRSLRDRTRTPPPAAPDGPA, from the coding sequence ATGGAATCCGGCGCCTTCCTGGACGGGGGTCGCCTAATCTACAGCATCACGATCCCGCTGTCGACGGTGATCATCCTGACCAACCTGCTCATCCTCCTGGGCATCGCCTGCAACCGCAAGCTGCACAACACACCCAACTACTTCTTCGTGAGCCTGCTGGTGGCCGACCTGTGCACCGGCATCGCCCTGCCCTTCGTGCCTTGGATGGGCGTGAACCGCCAGCTGGACTTTGCCACGTGCCTCGTGGTGCACATCTTCCCCaacttcctcttcctgtccttCCTGTCCAACCTGGTGATGGTGCACTACGAGCGCTACCTGTGCATCGTGAGCCCGCTGCACTACGGTCGCTGGTGGGCCAACCGCTGCTTCCCGCTGGCGCTGCTGGCCGTGTGGGCGCCCCCGCTGCTATACGCCTCGCTGCCCGCCTTCGGCTGGAACAACCGGGATGTCGCGGGGTCGGGGAACCATAGCGGTGGCGCCGAGGACCGCAACGGCACAACGGACGGCAGGAACCGCTCTCTGGCGCCGGACGCGAACGAGTGCAGCTACCGCGTCGTCTTCCCCGAGGACTTTATCTACCTGGAGGTGTACGGGCTGCTGCTGCCCGCCATCCTGTCCATCGTGGTCATGACGGCACGGGTGCTGCTCATCGCCCGCGCCCAGCTCCGCGAAATCTGCAAGCTGCACCGCTCTGTAGGGCGCGTGTCCGCCTCGGACGCGGAGCACCGGCTCAACCTGCGGTACGCGCGCTGCGTGGTCGCCGTCTCGCTCACGTTCCTCGTGTGCTGGGTGCCCTACATCGTGTACCTGCACGTCTCGGTGGCCCTGGTGCTCAGAGGCGCCGCCGCCGTCGGCAACGCCACCCACATCGTCCTGTCCTGCACGGGCATCGGGAGCACGGCCGTCATCCCCGTGGTGCTGGGCCTGGGGAACCGGCAGTACACGGAGCCGGTGCGAAAGCTGCTGCGAAGCCTGCGCGACCGCACCCGCACCCCTCCACCGGCAGCCCCCGACGGACCGGCCTGA
- the LOC108928788 gene encoding intermediate filament protein ON3-like yields the protein MFVCTSSLPEMASSHRSQPGYPPIAGSSPPSPHVDPRDHEEKMKEAEEVAALNNQFVRFIDKVHHLQQQNQVLETQLKVLLEQEPYEADIEGMVEELSRALRQQVDSLAQEHEMLEAKLVRSEVQVEEKRRKYEDEIQRKADAEEDFVAYKKDVDDAHLHEVELQLELENVMGELDFLTRAFEEEIKEFESQVQNSRVFLQEKRAQTFDMSQIAREVQTQYEEMAARSREEAEAWHRTKTADMAAKVQKHEEELKENRREVADTLRVVQKLFREVETLKRKRDVLRTEAQEAEDRDQQVREEAGERVRQLKEALLRAKQDMMQQVHDYQDLMNLKVALDIEIATYRKLLEGEESRLGEHGQRR from the exons ATGTTTGTCTGTACATCCAGCCTACCTGAAATGGCCAGCAGCCACAGGTCTCAACCAGGCTATCCGCCCatcgcaggttcaagtccccccaGCCCCCATGTGGACCCCAGGGACCAcgaggagaagatgaaggaagCGGAAGAGGTCGCGGCTCTCAACAACCAGTTTGTCCGGTTCATTGACAAG GTGcaccacctgcagcagcagaaccAGGTCCTGGAGACTCAGCTGAaggtgctgctggagcaggagcCCTACGAGGCCGACATCGAGGGCATGGTGGAGGAGCTGAGCAGGGCCCTGCGGCAACAGGTGGACTCTCTAGCCCAGGAGCATGAGATGCTGGAGGCGAAGCTGGTCAGAAGTGAGGTGCAGGTGGAGGAGAAGCGCAGGAA ATATGAAGATGAGATCCAGAGGAAGGCGGACGCTGAGGAGGATTTTGTGGCCTACAAAAAG GACGTGGATGATGCTCACCTGCATGAGGtggagctgcagctggagctggagaacgTGATGGGGGAGCTGGACTTCCTGACGAGGGCCTTTGAGGAG GAAATCAAGGAGTTCGAGTCCCAGGTCCAGAACTCCAGGGTGTTCCTGCAGGAGAAGCGGGCGCAGACTTTTGACATGAGCCAGATTGCGCGAGAGGTCCAGACGCAGTACGAGGAGATGGCGGCCCGCAGCCGGGAGGAAGCCGAGGCGTGGCACAGGACCAAG ACGGCCGATATGGCTGCAAAGGTGCAGAAGCAtgaggaggagctgaaggagaacCGAAGAGAAGTGGCCGACACACTGCGCGTGGTGCAGAAGCTCTTCAGGGAGGTGGAGACCCTGAAGAGGAAG CGGGACGTGCTGCGCACAGAGGCGCAGGAGGCCGAGGACCGTGACCAGCAGGTGCGCGAGGAGGCCGGGGAGCGTGTCCGGCAGCTGAAGGAGGCGCTGCTGCGGGCCAAGCAGGACATGATGCAGCAGGTGCACGACTACCAGGACCTCATGAACCTCAAAGTGGCCCTGGACATCGAGATCGCCACCTACAGGAAGctgctggaaggggaggagagcAG GCTGGGAGAACACGGCCAACGCCGCTGA